One window of the Trifolium pratense cultivar HEN17-A07 linkage group LG2, ARS_RC_1.1, whole genome shotgun sequence genome contains the following:
- the LOC123908558 gene encoding putative receptor-like protein kinase At4g00960, with translation MSAAKHKLLSICLGMILNFFTATKATPTYTTTHCTNTTTYAPNTTFQTNLNILFYYFSNNISQSNGYFLSITGFNSDNAVGGLYLCRGDVTTTVCDQCLAAAVKEIRIRCPNQTEALIWYDECFLRYTNRYFAIDKIVPRANFDDGNISSGVDLGRFNRSLNGLLNDLATEAAASLQSKKFSAGETAVTESMKLYGLVQCTNDLTKSECETCLRNAVGTLPSGKQGARALLPSCNVRYQLYPFFTLSSTSSSSGDGKLGPGTIAVVIVVPVVFLIILFLGCYYFKRRSKMKKRLMPNLMENFGDEIPTLESLQFNLATLEAATNQFSFQNKIGSGGFGQVYKGVLLDGRHIAVKKLSKSSGQGTIEFKNEIVLIAKLQHRNLVTLYGFCSEEQEKMLVYEYVPNKSLDYFLFDPNKGRVLSWDERYKIIGGIARGIYYLHEQSRLKVIHRDLKPSNILLDEMMNPKISDFGMAKIIDIDQHQGNTKRIAGTYGYMSSEYAMHGHYSEKSDVFSFGVILIEIISAKRNALSIGSPVFDDLLSYAWKNWRDEKPLEVLDSDIEKSFSYSEVIKCIQIGLLCVQQNPDDRPTMERVVSYLSSVSVELPLPQEPAGFMGNGTNPSMIPRDKSDQHNNSNSNSNTTGSSINDMTMSHYFSR, from the exons atGTCTGCTGCAAAACATAAACTCCTTTCCATATGTCTGGGTATGATTCTGAACTTTTTCACGGCAACAAAAGCAACACCAACTTACACAACAACTCATTGCACAAACACAACAACTTATGCACCCAACACCACTTTCCAAACCAATCTCAACATCCTCTTCTATTATTTCTCCAACAATATCTCCCAATCCAACGGTTACTTTCTCTCCATCACCGGTTTCAACAGCGATAATGCCGTCGGAGGACTCTACCTCTGTCGCGGCGACGTCACCACCACAGTTTGCGATCAGTGTCTCGCCGCTGCTGTCAAAGAGATAAGAATTCGATGTCCGAATCAAACAGAGGCTCTGATTTGGTACGATGAGTGCTTCCTCCGTTACACAAATAGATATTTCGCCATCGATAAGATCGTTCCTAGAGCGAACTTCGATGACGGAAATATTTCCTCCGGCGTTGACTTGGGAAGATTCAACCGATCGCTGAATGGATTACTGAATGATTTGGCAACGGAAGCTGCGGCGAGTTTGCAGTCGAAGAAGTTCTCCGCCGGAGAAACTGCGGTGACGGAGTCGATGAAGTTGTATGGATTGGTGCAGTGCACGAATGACTTAACGAAAAGTGAGTGTGAGACGTGTTTGAGAAATGCAGTTGGAACTCTTCCTAGTGGAAAACAGGGCGCAAGAGCTTTGCTTCCGTCTTGTAATGTTAGATACCAGCTTTACCCTTTTTTCACTTTATCTtcaacatcttcatcttcag GGGATGGCAAACTTGGACCCGGTACAATTGCGGTCGTGATTGTTGTACCCGTTGTTTTCTTAATTATCCTATTCTTAGGTTGCTACTATTTCAAGAGAAGGTCCAAGATGAAAAAGAGACTAATGCCTAATTTGATGGAAAATT TTGGGGATGAAATTCCAACATTGGAGTCATTGCAATTCAATTTGGCTACTCTTGAAGCAGCCACTAACCAGTTCTCATTTCAAAATAAGATTGGAAGCGGAGGATTTGGACAAGTTTACAAG GGGGTTTTACTAGATGGGCGACACATAGCTGTAAAAAAACTTTCAAAAAGCTCAGGACAAGGCACcatagaatttaaaaatgagattGTGTTAATAGCCAAACTACAACATAGAAATTTGGTaaccttatatggattttgctcggaagaacaagaaaaaatgCTTGTTTATGAATATGTGCCTAATAAAAGTCTTGATTACTTCTTATTCG ATCCTAATAAAGGAAGAGTTTTGAGTTGGGATGAAAGATATAAAATCATAGGTGGAATTGCACGAGGAATTTATTACTTACATGAACAATCAAGACTTAAAGTTATACACCGTGATCTCAAACCTAGCAATATATTGTTAGATGAGATGATGAATCCAAAAATATCTGATTTTGGTATGGCAAAAATTATTGATATAGATCAACATCAAGGAAATACTAAAAGGATTGCTGGAACTTA tggTTATATGTCTTCCGAATATGCAATGCATGGACATTATTCAGAAAAATCAGATGTGTTTAGCTTTGGAGTCATACTTATAGAGATAATTAGTGCAAAGCGGAATGCACTTAGTATTGGTTCGCCGGTTTTTGATGACCTCTTGAGTTAT GCTTGGAAAAATTGGAGGGATGAAAAACCGCTAGAAGTATTGGACTCTGATATAGAAAAATCGTTTTCTTACAGTGAAGTCATTAAATGTATTCAAATTGGTTTATTATGTGTCCAACAAAATCCAGATGATAGACCAACAATGGAAAGAGTTGTTTCATATTTGAGTAGTGTTTCAGTGGAATTACCATTGCCTCAAGAGCCTGCAGGTTTCATGGGTAATGGAACAAATCCAAGCATGATACCAAGGGATAAATCAGATCAACATAacaatagtaatagtaatagtaatactaCGGGATCCTCAATCAATGATATGACCATGAGTCATTATTTTTCTCGATAG